Below is a window of Sebastes umbrosus isolate fSebUmb1 chromosome 13, fSebUmb1.pri, whole genome shotgun sequence DNA.
TTTCAAAAAGTCCGCGGTCTGCATACAGGAGGCGGGAACTAAACACCGGAAATGACGTTTACTTGGTTTTTCTTCCGCTTACGTCTCTACGTCTGCGCTTACGTcgctttttttaaacatgtgtttgtagattgttttcatgctatgtctttttggtttgatttacAGAAGAACTTCTCAAAACATCTATAAAAAAGATATCATACTAACAAAGATTGAGatattactcacttttaacaatccCAGTTTTCAGCAGAtgaaatttacataattaattagATTAATAGCAAAATATCATATCCTTAAAATGATGTAGCTTAAAATAATACcctccttttatacttttaaagatactgatttcaAAACTTATAACTatgattgaaaacttaaaactcaaaaattctattattcatcttttcctttccttacattttattttttgtaaaaaaaaaaaaagtaatatattattttttattattttttaatatttttatactgtgaaatatatttacagaatttgttgtaatgaaaaatctgaacatgtttatgtaactactgtattgaactttcaaaataaagtgtaggaaaacaattatttttttaaatctaactgTTTATAATATTTGGCAAATTCCACATAGATAAAATGAAATGGACCAATATAAAACCAAACTTCCCCTTATTTCTATTAGATATTAACCTCAATTCTCTAGTCAAGctgaaaaatagaaaagcaacaaaaaccCAAACAATATTTGAAACCTAAAATTATTGACAAATGCTACTAATCTGTGCcccttaatttatttatttaccatttCATCCTcctatgtattttatttttattgaatgtAAAAAAGCTTCTTGCACAATCCCTTAACCAAATGTttctttaaattgtatttttttaaggcATCAGTGAATTCCCTGGCATCTcctctttttgttcttttaatttgtttatatgATGTTTGTATTTGACTCATCAATAAAGTTTGgtggaaaaaacgtttttttctaTTGCCTAACTTGAACAGAAAACGTGGCAACTGTATGATAATGTTATTTCCTGCTAAACATTTAAATACACCCAAAGCAAAGATGCTCTCTATTGGCCAAGAGTGCCTTGAAGTTCCCACAGTGCTACTGTAATTTTACACCACCTTGTGGTGCAACTGAGGAAGTTCCAGTTGGCCCAAACTACCCAAACATCAAGTTCAAAATACTGTAGCCTATATCAAAAACtatattattgataattttgtaCATGCACGTGCTCTTACAAAGACAACTGTGGTtttaaaaaggagagaaaacatgTTGCTGATAGATCCACTGGATATATGCCTAACAGGATGCCAGATGGactgtgtttttatgggaaGCCCATTTTGTTGCTACgttcacagagaaagagaatatTAATGAGGCTGAAAGGATCTAGGGGGTTACGTGGGTCACTGTCTCTTCTCAGTGTGTACAATGGCTAATATGTAACAACTGTAAAAGCAATGGTGTGAAAAACATCTAATGGCTACACAGCCAGGGGTGTAAACAGTGTTTGTAACATCTCTTAAAATGCGGAGCTCTCATGACTTGGGAACACATGATTTTATTCCTTTCTGGGTTCAAATTGAAGAGCTTGCAGTTGTTGCCATGGCTCCATTGAATGATTTATGCTGCCAGGTTGAGATATAAAGCTATCATGGGTGTGGAAGGGGTTCATGGTGCTTTTGGTTGGTGCTGCAGAAGCAGCTGTTGCACTCGGCACACAGAAAGGGAACCTCAGATGGATTTTGTCTACAGCAGTGAGGTGCTGGTTATACAGCACCTCCAGAACAACTACAGGGAATACCACGACTTTCTCAACTTCATGTCAACAGTGGGAGACTCGTAATATCTTCTCTGTTTATTTCCCCCTCTGGTTTCATCTCAGTCATAATGTGGGCACCAGGATGATATGGGCGGCTGTTATTGGTGACTGGTTCAATCTTATTTTCAAATGGTAAACCGACTCTGAGGttaatattttaactttaacaACATTTTGTGTGTCTTAATTTGATTCTTGTTTTCAGGATTCTGTTTGGGCAGCGACCTTATTGGTGGGTGCAGGAAAGTCACGTCTACCACAACGACTCATTCCCACATTTGGAGCAATTTCACATCACATGTGAAACAGGGCCAGGTCAGCATGTATgcagtatgtcattaaaaagtaacACTGTCGAGCTCCTGTCTAACACTTTCTCTGCTGTTTCTCTACGCAGGAAGTCCATCTGGTCACGCCATGGGCTCAGCATGTGTGTGGTATGTGATGATCACCTCTGCTCTCAACTTCACAAGGCCATCCTCCACTGTGTCTTCTGCCCAGAGCTTTCAAAGGTTGGCGGTTATTTTGTATATCATACCAGTGATTTCTTCATTACTTGTTGTGTCTCATTATTTCCATCCTTCAGGTTTCTGAGGTCATGTCTATGGATGGCTTTTTGGGTCATTCAGATAAGCGTTTGCATCTCCAGAATTTTTATTGCAACACATTTCCCACATCAAGTTATCCTCGGCCTTTTAGCTGGTGAGTGTCTTCGTGCTGTCACAAATTCCCTGAGCAAATGTATGTTATAGGTCATAGGGTTGTAATTTACACGTTTTTTCTACGATGTGTAGGTATGCTGGTTGCCGAGGCGTTTGATCACATCCCCTCAGTCTACAATGCAAGCTTGAAAGTGTACCTCCAGACCAgtgtttctcttttctctctagCCGTTTGCTTTTATCTGATCCTCAAACTGACAGCCACTGATCCTTTGTGGTCGGTCACTAAAGCCAAGAAGTGGTGCGCTAACCCAGATTGGATCCATCTTGACACCACACCTTTTGCTGGTCTGGTGAGAAACCTGGGAGCCCTGTTTGGTCTGGGCCTGGCTGTGAACTCGCAGATGATCATTCAGAGCTGCAAGGGGAAGAACGGCTACAAAACCAGATTTAAACTCATGTGCGTGACAGCGACTCTCACATCCATGCAACTCTATGATTTTATCAAACTACCCACTCACACGGAGGTTCCGTTTtacattttatcattttgtaAGAGTGCTTCAGTTCCTCTTGGTGTGGTTGCAGTTATTTCTTACTATGTTCATTTGATCGGAGATGAGGACAGGAAGTTATCTTAGATTATGGAGGAACTGTGAAGTTTTGTAAAATCGTTCTCATCACTTTTTAATTAGCATTAAAGGAGGATACATACCACCTGTCAGACTGTTTAGTCACAGCTGTCACATAAGCACTGAAACTGCAAGatattgaatttgtttttatgtggtCTAACTTGATGAACATTGCAAAGTATGACATGTGCAGCCTAACAGCCTATGTATACTATATCCACTGTATGAGTGCATATGTGAAGCATTAATGACATGATATGACAGACTGTTGTAAATAAAACtgttaacattttttatcaatttggaattcatatttttattaaatagtttaaaaagttattttgcaTTGCTTTCATTTGGGAGATGCTTCgcaactttattttttccttcgAATAGGCTGCACGGAGGGTTCAGTGTCTGCTCAAGGACATTTTAgagccaaataaataaattactttgaattatttttttggtCGAGGTCTGAAACAAGGCCATAGGGTTGGGGGTTAGGGGGTGGACAATGTCCTGCATATtgattggctctagttttcaagtcaaaccactgcaggacagacgctttttatccaatggctgtgaagaaagcaggagGGGTCAAATGCAGGTTAACCcgtcaccgtctttgctacgctatgcTCAACGGGGAAAATTGAGAGTCACcacaaagtcacaagctatTCAAATTTTGATGGAAGTTaccacaaaaaaaaggaaatgcagctacaacaaagactgagTATAACTGGGTGAAGCTGCTGGAAGGCGATTCTCAGAGagtttttttgcaaaaataattatttttcaatttaattttgagGGAATTCGCCGTCACAGTATAGGAGCTAAGGGGCAGAAtatgaatttttattttttaagttagatagacattgtATAAAAACATGTAGACCACCTCTCAGCATTGGTAAAGTGTCCCGCATTGTCCCTCACAAACAtgctctttgtcccacatttggtttgttggaaTCAGGTCACCCTAATGTAAACACGCTGTTTATTGGAGGTGGTGAAGTCAACATTTTTGTGGACAATACgccacacaatggtgagatttatGCCTCATCAGAAGAAGTGTTCTCTGTTAGTTTCGGGTTTCAACCTCTaatgaagagcagcacacagcggCTTACCTACAGCCTTGTCCTCAGAGATTGTACATAAGCCTGGGAAGACTTTTTTCATTTgccatatatacagtaaattacaCTGATTCAAATTAATTTGCTTTCAGTTctagttaattaaaaaaatcttcctCATTTCTTCCTGAAGTCAGTTTTCTAAATAGCCTATTCAACTAAAGTTGGAGTAGATAAAGGGAAGGCTGCTTGGTGGTCCTGTGTCATTTCTCCCTCAACATCAAGGAATGATAAAGTACCCAGGCACACAGATGTTTCTTCAAGCTTGGCTTAGCAAGTAGCCTACGCACTTAGGACGGTTACATCATTTACCAGGCCTCAAGTGCCACAGGATGCTAAGCAACCACAGACGGAGGGAAAAGTTTAACTAATCTGCCTAATCTAGTTACATCAGAGACTCCATTCTACAACATTACATTTTGGCTGATTAATATCTGAAGTTGCCTGAAGAAACTAAGCAACCCATAAGAGATTATGTAATTCACACAGAGCAGGACAGCTCTGTacatacacagagagaaacCATGAATGATTTAGTGGGTGCTGGAAAATGCAGGGAATTATAGGCTAGAAAAGTATATGTCAGATGTGTTGTTGAACTGAACCATGTTTCAGTTCAGTGAGTGGGACTACgtgcagtcggagctccggtCAAGTACTGAACGATTCGGTGAACGAACCTTTTGAACGAATAATTTCGTAATGGTTGAGTATATGCATCATTTGGTTGCAAAGGCTCACACGAACATCGACGGATAGcgagctgtacccagcatgccgCTTGCTGGTGTAACAGTTAATATTGGGTGCTTCTCAAAGTCAAGGAAGGATCCTTAAACGGGTGAATTTCAGGGATGCTACATCACTGAATCCCGCCAAAAGACTGTTCTGATGTCTAGAATCCTTCGATTTCAAGGACCAACTCCTTCGTTGAGAGAATTTTCAAGGATGCCTGTGTATATCCCCAGTGCTCCTAAAACACCCACAATCCTATGCATACGCATAGGATGCATTTCCTGTCCCCCTAtttgaaaacaacaaacatattGTAAACTTTCAGTTGTTTCACCTCAGCAGCCAAAATCTGTTTCTGAACaaatttgaggcgagaaattgGCAATCCAGTTGCTGAATCTTCAGTTATATTAGACTCGTTCAGCGAGCTATTAATAACACAGAGGCCGGCTACGGGCAAATAGTGTGTAGAGCCAGCatgttttcacatctaactctgtgaattaagTGTTTATTTCAATCAAAATGTTGATGagttttttgtttctgtcgagtttgaatgaagtgtgttttacaatgatCAGCAAGATACATTAGTATATTTATTTGGACTGATGGAGAAAGTGAGCACTGATTGTTAAGACAGCCTTTCATCATGTGTCTGCAGGCGTCTAGCTGATAGGAGCGCCTGTTGTGACCAGTTTATAATAGGCGCCCCTCTTTGCCATGAGTTTATCATGTGTGCCTTGTTCTATGACGGCTCCGTTAGACATCACTGCTATGATGTCAGCATTCTGGATGGTAGACAGCCGGTGAGCGATGACGATGCAGGTTCGTCCTTTTCTCGCCTCATCTAGAGCAGATTGGACAGTCTGAAGGAAAACACAGCTTTGTCAGGAAAAAGATATGCAAAGGAATACCTTGCTTTATGTTCATGCTGTTTGACGGTGTTTAGAAATGCATTACCTGCTCACTCTCTGTGTCCAGGGCAGAGGTAGCTTCATCTAGTAGCAGGACCCTGGGGTTTCTGACGATGGCCCGGGCAATGGCGATGCGTTGTTTTTGTCCTCTTGACAGCTGGGAGCCCTGGGCCCCAACCATAGTGTCATATTtcttaaaatgtgtaaaagaatTGAGAGAAGTGGAGAAAGCACAAGGTCAAAAGGTCAACAATGCTGTAAACCTGTATCATTACAATACAATTCTTCTAATATTACTGATAAAGTCACACTGATACAAGTCATGCACATACATTTCAGACATTAAagcaacagtgtgtaacatttcaggggatctactGACAGAaacgtaatataatattcataactatgttttcagtagtgtataatcacctgaaactcagGATTGTTAGTTTGAACGGacacggtaccacggttttgcactctgcagctcacgttacctcagtttcacaagcgtgtcggagaactacggtggccttcaggtgacgtaaaaaacgtatgaagggctcattctaagctaacggaaacacgattcttagtttcaggtgattatacactaatgaaaacatagttatattCCAGATCCCCCgaagttacacactgttcctttaagtgtttCCACTCACATCTGGAAGCGTCATCACAAACTCATGAAGGTATGCTTTTTTAGCGGCCTCAACGATCTCCTCCATGCTGACTCTACATGTGTTAACTCCATATTGAATGTTCTCCCCTATGCTGCAGTCAAACAACACCGGCTCCTGGGACACTATGCCGATCTGAGATCTTAGGAAGGGCACATTGACTTTATGAGACGGGCGTCCGTCaatcaactgaaaataaaagatGACATAATTAAGATGTTGGAATAGATCAAAGTCATTTTGTGATtagtaaagtaaagtgtttaCATACCACTCTCCCTTCATCAGGGTCATAGAACCTTTCCAACAGTTGAACACTAGTGCTTTTCCCACAGCCGCTGCTCCCAACAAACGCCAACGTCTGACCAGGCTTCACAAACACAACCAGGCCGTTCAACACCTGGACGTCTGGCCGAGTCGGATAGGTGAATTTGCAATTGAGGAACTCTATTTCACCTCTGAAGTTATCCTAAAGATGGATAACTAGGCTTAATCATTCGTTCATGACAAAATGACATCCCGTTATGTGTGATTCTGTCTTATTTACTTATTCCACCAACCCATTTCTCTCCGTCTGCGTGGCTCATGCTGATTTTAGGAACTCTGTCCAAAAGTAGGAAAAgccgagcagcagcagttttGGCTTTGGCGTAATCTGGAGTGAAGGAGGAAGCTCTGCCCAGCGCTGTCCCACTGATCACTACAGCTGTGATCACTCTGGAGGAACACCGTAAGAACACTGGGATCATGTTTGGTAATCGCTTAATAGATTTTAATATAGGATCTGAAAAAGACAGATTCTCTATTGAAAGAAATAATTTTACCAAcctgaaaacaaacatgtaTTGTAACCCCTCAGAGCTAACCAGATAGCCTCCATATCTAAACGAAGCAGCAAACGCCATGAAGATGACACACTGGGAAAAACCAAAGCAAAGCCCGTAGATGTTGGCTCTCTTCTTGGCGGATTTATATGGAAGCTTGAGTTCCTGCTCATATGACTCCACAAATGAGCTCTCTTTGGCCAAGCCTGCAATCGTCCTGATGTTGGCAAGAGCCTCACTGGATACCTGCAGGAGAAAGTTGAGATCTGTAGCCTTTGGTTTCTCAGAGAAATTGATATCAATGAGCCAAAATGTTCTGCTGAGCTTACCCGACCGGCTGCTTCCATGGCTTTTTTATCTTCATTTGCAAAACCTGTCAGCATTTTGGCTTGGAACACCCCCGATAGCCCGATGAGTGGCAAGAAGCACATAATTACCAGAGTTAACTTCCAACTGAAGTAGAAAGCAATGACGAAAGACGCTCCGATGCTGGTCAGTGAGTTCACGATCATGCCGATCTGAGATCCTGTTGCCTGCAGAAGACATACCAGCCATATGCAAGACAATGTTGTCATTACAATACCAAACCTGTGCTTTTATGTgttataaataatgtgaaatctGCATACAGGCCTGTAAATCTGTTACTTACCCCCTGCACCATGGATGCATCAGTGGCCAGTCTGGTGGTCAGAGCTCCGGGGCTGTTTCTGCGGTCATCAAACCAGCCAATCTCCTGTCTCAACATGGCCTGGAAACCCACTTTCCTTAGACGGCGGGTCAGCAGCTCTCCAGACTTGGCAAAAGCATATCCCTTAAACATTGAATCAGTCAACATGTGAATCTGAGTTATTCTGTTCCgctttttttctgactgtttAGTAGAGCACATTTTGAGTCATTATATcttattgaaaaatgtgttgacCTGATTGAGCCATCTCTACCTCTTGGTTTAGGTATGTCACGCTACAAAAATCCACCAGATATCGCTGTGTCTTTAGATAGTGTGCCTTTTCAGTTCGTCCTCTTACAGGAAGTTAGCAACAAAAAAGTCACTCCAGACACGAGGACTCTGTTTGGTCTTATCTTCAAAGGTAGATATTTGACATACCATAGTCTCAGACATGGGGTAAGGGATTTTCTAAAAACATGCTGTACCAAATGGTTCAGTTGTCCTTTTATGATAAAGGTAGTAAACctaataatgtttaataattagATATAtactaataattaaaatgtactattttctactaaatataaaaaacttttgatcattaattattgttaatatgatacatttaatgttattccattttatatatgctgaaataatttaatgaatatgatttttttttactgtctaaAAACATGCTCTAATAAACAGTTGAATTGTACTTTAATGGTAAATGTAGTGATGCTAAGATAATATATCTacaatttttatgaaataaagaaaattacTAATTACTAACATTCCCTATTGTTAATGCCATTTGTTAAAATCATATATTCAATGTTCATCcattatatatttgatgaaaaaaatatttcagttggatttttcaccatttttgtgAAGTAGCCTTCTGTAAAtggtaaatataaaaaatacatagaaaTAATACTAGTACTAGTAATACTACTAATTCCATGGTAACAAATTAACATATGTTTGTATATTaaccagaatcagaatcagtagCATGGTAACAGTACATggtttctatttttcttttaccatgaagcaacattaaaaaaaatgtgcagtctgtttaaaaaaaataaaaattgattgttattattacccCAAGGacataaaaaatgcaaagagaaaatgtttccattgcttttttctttgtgaGGACATTAAAGGGATACTCTAAATGTCTTAATTATTTTGCAAACCTGTAAAAACTGGGTGAAGAAACTAGTCACAGCCACAACGCAAAACAGAATACATATCCCGTTGATCTGCTCCCTCTGTTCATTCAAGTCAGCAATGGCAAACGTCTGCAAATACAAAGATCATATCAGTCATTTGCAACATCCGCAAACCACATCCGTTTGTAAGACACAACATAAGCAATGGGAGTATGTGAAATATCCAACACCCACCCCAAGAATCTGGCTGAACAGGATTGCATAGATGGGGTTGACGGAGCCGTTGACAGCTGCTCCCAGCGAGCCCAGCAGCATGTAGGGCCACTCTGGTTGGTTGTACTTGAGGATACGTGTAACTGGGGCCGGCTCTACTTGTTCGTCTGAATCATCCTCACATTCCTGTTAAAGAATATTGGAGCTATTCCAGAGGACAGTTTCCAATAAAGTAAATGTATCGCACAGTATAAAAGAGAACCTCAGTACATTTTCTGGTGTGAACTTCTGGTCCGAAACGACGGTGAGGCTGTCTGATAATGCTGACAATGTGCTCGGAGATCGCAGTCGAATAGAGCTCCTACAGGGAGTAATATTGACAACatcagattattttatttttttattttacattgtttttctgAGCTGGATTTACTTTACCTTTTACTGGATGTGCGGCTCCTCACTTTTAGATCAAAGTCTTCTTCGACAGCTTCACTGATCGCTTCTGGTAGGAAAAAGAACAAATCATTTCAGCTTTAATAGAAGTATAAGTATTGAAGCTTCTGTTGCTCTTtaacagacacaggaaggacCTTCAAACACTCTGTAGGTTTGCCCACTGACTCATGCTGAGTCATTTGAAATGTGCTGTTTCAACCAATCAGGGTGGATCCACCAATCTCTTGTGATACTGGAAGGAATTTGTGGGTAAATGGTGACAAGGTTAAAGGGTCACAGTACATGGATTATAATTTTAATTCATACATATTTTGCCCTCTTCTCAGCATCCTTCCCAAATTGGTCTGACAGAGTAAGGTCGTGCTTACAAGCCTGTACAGCATCACTAGCAGGCCCAAACAACAACCACCACCTCTGACTGTCTAACAGAAGAAGGTGGAGACAGTAACGTAGCTGATAGCTGACTGGCCGCCCTGATTGGCTGAACCAGTACTGCCTCTCCACAGGGGTGAGCGGGCAAGCCTATATGGTTTATTAGAGGGCAAAACGTGTGAAATGTGACCTTGTGTGTTAAAAATGCTTAAGGATGTGAAATGCACTCtacattagagctgaaacaatcaactcatttattgattagttgctcaacagaaaaataattggccacaattttgataatcaattcatcatttaaaaggtacagtgtgtagtatttggcggcatctagtggtgtggttgcagattgcaaccaactgagtatccctcACTCCTCCCTTACAAAGactggtaacgtgagctgctgagtgcaaaaccgcggtaaagccgttcgcctcgctcagaggccatccttaccataataacaatatgaatattatattacatttctgctcatagatcccccaagatgttacacactgtaacACTCTTTAAGTCatcatacaaacaaaaataacaaccaCTATCTCTACAGCCTCTAAAATGTGAgggtttgctgcttttctctggcGTAAACTGCATATATTTGAGTTTTGgtctgttggttggacaaaacaagacactaTTTTCCATCATTTTATACATAGAAAGATCAAAAATAACAATCAGCAGATCAATAACGACTATTAGTTTCCCTACTTTAATGATTAGCAGCCCTAAATCAATCTTACCTTTCGTTGTGCTGGATGTGTCTTGGTGCTGCAGGGTGACCAGAGTGAAGTAGACACCTTGTCTCTCTATTAGTTCCCTGTGTGTTCCCTTCTCCACAGCCTTTCCATGCTCAAAACCAATGATGACATCTGCATTTCTAATTGTGGAGAGACGGTGGGCTATAGAAATTGTTGTCCTGCCATTGCGCACCTGCACACATACCAGTTATCAGGGTGTCGTTCCACAAAACATGACGTGTTGTTGAAGTTCAAAGACGTGCACTCAGTTATGTAGTCTATATGAGCAGAGAGTGGCTCACCTTATCCAGTGCCTCCTGGACAATAGCCTCACTCTCATTGTCTAAGGCAGATGTGGCCATATCCAGCAGCAGGATCCTG
It encodes the following:
- the abcb11a gene encoding bile salt export pump isoform X3, producing MKKSMKLTPVVDKRADIKNGDEKKKEKTLSVGYFQLFRFATCKDTVMMVIGGLCAIIHGAASPLMLLVYSRMTNTFVAYELEVQELKDPNKICNSTIIYWINGSIYETAENSSVYCGVDIEAEMTMFAYYYVGIGLGVLFVSYFQIVFWVTVAARQIDKMRKTYFRKVMQMEIGWFDCNSVGELNTRMSDDFNKINNAIADQVSIFLERISTFVFGFMVGFIGGWKLTLVVVAVSPMIGVAAGLMAMAVARLTGRELKSYAKAGSVADEVLSSIRTVAAFGGEEKEAERYDKNLAEAQNWGVKKGTIVGLFQGYLWCVIFFCYALAFWYGSKLVLETKELSPGTLIQVFFGVLMAAMHLGQASPCLEAFASGRAAAKNIFDTIDREPEIDCFSEEGHKLDRVKGDIEFRNVTFYYPSRPEVKILNDLSMQIKAGQTTAFVGPSGSGKSTTIQLFQRFYDPKEGMVTLDGHDVRTLNIQWLRSLIGIVEQEPMLFATTIAENIRYGRPGVTMEDIIQATKEANAYNFIMDLPQKFGTLVGEGGGQMSGGQKQRIAIARALIRNPRILLLDMATSALDNESEAIVQEALDKVRNGRTTISIAHRLSTIRNADVIIGFEHGKAVEKGTHRELIERQGVYFTLVTLQHQDTSSTTKEAISEAVEEDFDLKVRSRTSSKRSSIRLRSPSTLSALSDSLTVVSDQKFTPENECEDDSDEQVEPAPVTRILKYNQPEWPYMLLGSLGAAVNGSVNPIYAILFSQILGTFAIADLNEQREQINGICILFCVVAVTSFFTQFLQGYAFAKSGELLTRRLRKVGFQAMLRQEIGWFDDRRNSPGALTTRLATDASMVQGATGSQIGMIVNSLTSIGASFVIAFYFSWKLTLVSSEALANIRTIAGLAKESSFVESYEQELKLPYKSAKKRANIYGLCFGFSQCVIFMAFAASFRYGGYLVSSEGLQYMFVFRVITAVVISGTALGRASSFTPDYAKAKTAAARLFLLLDRVPKISMSHADGEKWDNFRGEIEFLNCKFTYPTRPDVQVLNGLVVFVKPGQTLAFVGSSGCGKSTSVQLLERFYDPDEGRVLIDGRPSHKVNVPFLRSQIGIVSQEPVLFDCSIGENIQYGVNTCRVSMEEIVEAAKKAYLHEFVMTLPDKYDTMVGAQGSQLSRGQKQRIAIARAIVRNPRVLLLDEATSALDTESEQTVQSALDEARKGRTCIVIAHRLSTIQNADIIAVMSNGAVIEQGTHDKLMAKRGAYYKLVTTGAPIS
- the abcb11a gene encoding bile salt export pump isoform X1, translated to MKKSMKLTPVVDKRADIKNGDEKKKEKTLSVGYFQLFRFATCKDTVMMVIGGLCAIIHGAASPLMLLVYSRMTNTFVAYELEVQELKDPNKICNSTIIYWINGSIYETAENSSVYCGVDIEAEMTMFAYYYVGIGLGVLFVSYFQIVFWVTVAARQIDKMRKTYFRKVMQMEIGWFDCNSVGELNTRMSDDFNKINNAIADQVSIFLERISTFVFGFMVGFIGGWKLTLVVVAVSPMIGVAAGLMAMAVARLTGRELKSYAKAGSVADEVLSSIRTVAAFGGEEKEAERYDKNLAEAQNWGVKKGTIVGLFQGYLWCVIFFCYALAFWYGSKLVLETKELSPGTLIQVFFGVLMAAMHLGQASPCLEAFASGRAAAKNIFDTIDREPEIDCFSEEGHKLDRVKGDIEFRNVTFYYPSRPEVKILNDLSMQIKAGQTTAFVGPSGSGKSTTIQLFQRFYDPKEGMVTLDGHDVRTLNIQWLRSLIGIVEQEPMLFATTIAENIRYGRPGVTMEDIIQATKEANAYNFIMDLPQKFGTLVGEGGGQMSGGQKQRIAIARALIRNPRILLLDMATSALDNESEAIVQEALDKVRNGRTTISIAHRLSTIRNADVIIGFEHGKAVEKGTHRELIERQGVYFTLVTLQHQDTSSTTKEAISEAVEEDFDLKVRSRTSSKRSSIRLRSPSTLSALSDSLTVVSDQKFTPENECEDDSDEQVEPAPVTRILKYNQPEWPYMLLGSLGAAVNGSVNPIYAILFSQILGTFAIADLNEQREQINGICILFCVVAVTSFFTQFLQGYAFAKSGELLTRRLRKVGFQAMLRQEIGWFDDRRNSPGALTTRLATDASMVQGATGSQIGMIVNSLTSIGASFVIAFYFSWKLTLVIMCFLPLIGLSGVFQAKMLTGFANEDKKAMEAAGRVSSEALANIRTIAGLAKESSFVESYEQELKLPYKSAKKRANIYGLCFGFSQCVIFMAFAASFRYGGYLVSSEGLQYMFVFRVITAVVISGTALGRASSFTPDYAKAKTAAARLFLLLDRVPKISMSHADGEKWDNFRGEIEFLNCKFTYPTRPDVQVLNGLVVFVKPGQTLAFVGSSGCGKSTSVQLLERFYDPDEGRVLIDGRPSHKVNVPFLRSQIGIVSQEPVLFDCSIGENIQYGVNTCRVSMEEIVEAAKKAYLHEFVMTLPDKYDTMVGAQGSQLSRGQKQRIAIARAIVRNPRVLLLDEATSALDTESEQTVQSALDEARKGRTCIVIAHRLSTIQNADIIAVMSNGAVIEQGTHDKLMAKRGAYYKLVTTGAPIS
- the abcb11a gene encoding bile salt export pump isoform X2 encodes the protein MKKSMKLTPVVDKRDIKNGDEKKKEKTLSVGYFQLFRFATCKDTVMMVIGGLCAIIHGAASPLMLLVYSRMTNTFVAYELEVQELKDPNKICNSTIIYWINGSIYETAENSSVYCGVDIEAEMTMFAYYYVGIGLGVLFVSYFQIVFWVTVAARQIDKMRKTYFRKVMQMEIGWFDCNSVGELNTRMSDDFNKINNAIADQVSIFLERISTFVFGFMVGFIGGWKLTLVVVAVSPMIGVAAGLMAMAVARLTGRELKSYAKAGSVADEVLSSIRTVAAFGGEEKEAERYDKNLAEAQNWGVKKGTIVGLFQGYLWCVIFFCYALAFWYGSKLVLETKELSPGTLIQVFFGVLMAAMHLGQASPCLEAFASGRAAAKNIFDTIDREPEIDCFSEEGHKLDRVKGDIEFRNVTFYYPSRPEVKILNDLSMQIKAGQTTAFVGPSGSGKSTTIQLFQRFYDPKEGMVTLDGHDVRTLNIQWLRSLIGIVEQEPMLFATTIAENIRYGRPGVTMEDIIQATKEANAYNFIMDLPQKFGTLVGEGGGQMSGGQKQRIAIARALIRNPRILLLDMATSALDNESEAIVQEALDKVRNGRTTISIAHRLSTIRNADVIIGFEHGKAVEKGTHRELIERQGVYFTLVTLQHQDTSSTTKEAISEAVEEDFDLKVRSRTSSKRSSIRLRSPSTLSALSDSLTVVSDQKFTPENECEDDSDEQVEPAPVTRILKYNQPEWPYMLLGSLGAAVNGSVNPIYAILFSQILGTFAIADLNEQREQINGICILFCVVAVTSFFTQFLQGYAFAKSGELLTRRLRKVGFQAMLRQEIGWFDDRRNSPGALTTRLATDASMVQGATGSQIGMIVNSLTSIGASFVIAFYFSWKLTLVIMCFLPLIGLSGVFQAKMLTGFANEDKKAMEAAGRVSSEALANIRTIAGLAKESSFVESYEQELKLPYKSAKKRANIYGLCFGFSQCVIFMAFAASFRYGGYLVSSEGLQYMFVFRVITAVVISGTALGRASSFTPDYAKAKTAAARLFLLLDRVPKISMSHADGEKWDNFRGEIEFLNCKFTYPTRPDVQVLNGLVVFVKPGQTLAFVGSSGCGKSTSVQLLERFYDPDEGRVLIDGRPSHKVNVPFLRSQIGIVSQEPVLFDCSIGENIQYGVNTCRVSMEEIVEAAKKAYLHEFVMTLPDKYDTMVGAQGSQLSRGQKQRIAIARAIVRNPRVLLLDEATSALDTESEQTVQSALDEARKGRTCIVIAHRLSTIQNADIIAVMSNGAVIEQGTHDKLMAKRGAYYKLVTTGAPIS